In the genome of Cryptomeria japonica chromosome 8, Sugi_1.0, whole genome shotgun sequence, one region contains:
- the LOC131075480 gene encoding receptor-like protein EIX1 — protein MSPISFYIALSLALGIAMVIDFPYASGCRGDERSYLLDFKGGLNDSCARLSSWQGYNCCEWQGIVCDYGTNHVIQLDLKNPYHEGDEHGYQINCELRGKIHPALFNLQYVEHLDLSWNDFEGIAIPSQLGRLRRLTFLNLAYARFEGEVPLELGNLSALQHLDLSDYYLYFSEDSDNPNWRLKSSRFDQWIRSLRNLEYLAMKKVNLEKESHNWGASLSSLPNLNQIYLSHCGLSGNIPSLLNLTHLSHLHLRGNSFPFPVPAWFQNVSSFVCLDLCGCGLSGSIPSEFLQNSLSLTNLRLATNSLGGVTPTSIANFSKLKTLVVFGNYLEGDMPPFGSPLGPPSSFLRIDLSGNNLKGGIPDCLGRLSSLQYLFLYDNQLNGYIPASLGQLSVLRQLELDNNQLSGGILNSFAELTALEVLSLSSNNLTGCISISMFQNLTKLRILLLSRNRMTINISSSRVPQFSHLQHLGLSSCNIGESFQAFLSSQYSLETLDLSDNIIRGDVPTWLRDLPSLYMLNLSNNQLEGLLPPLNYSNFKVVDLHNNSFHGPISALSFDGLQLDLSHNKFNGSIPDKIIALLYLSLSANNLSGGVPHSMCRVENDLKILDLSDNRLKDVIPADLGRCSSLKIFNLAQNDLYGEMPEQMGNLNQLETLNLNGNNLHGIIPSSIANCTNIQVFDIGNNRFKGTIPFWIGKMRDLQILSLTNNKLEGSIPAQLFELQNLQILDLSHNNISGAIPKSLEMLHAMINQSQSFETRSLKGSLGLWTGADTYIYDGVLFVDQITLWIKGTPRPYPKIWSSFKVMDLSHNKLSGSIPQAMGLLQGLVALNISNNNISGSIPESMGQMVNLQSLDLSINMLSGKIPQELVSLTFLSVLNLSENMLSGLIPQGNQFSTFEASSFLGNPKLRGPPLENRKQSSGFGERGSQVKPNRTVVANADKMDRWWAVSVGLCFGVGFATVIAVLCFHVEWSYICFSWLDGLVVYLCER, from the coding sequence ATGTCTCCCATTTCATTTTATATTGCTCTAAGCTTAGCCTTGGGCATTGCTATGGTGATTGATTTCCCATATGCCAGTGGATGTAGAGGTGATGAAAGAAGTTATCTGCTCGATTTCAAAGGAGGTCTTAACGACTCCTGTGCTCGACTAAGCTCATGGCAGGGATACAACTGTTGCGAGTGGCAGGGAATTGTCTGTGACTACGGAACAAACCATGTCATTCAACTTGATCTCAAAAACCCTTATCACGAAGGAGATGAACATGGTTACCAGATCAACTGCGAGTTGAGGGGGAAGATTCATCCAGCTCTGTTTAATCTGCAATATGTGGAACACTTGGATTTGAGTTGGAACGACTTTGAGGGCATTGCCATACCCTCCCAGTTGGGAAGACTTAGGAGGCTTACCTTTCTTAACTTGGCTTATGCTAGATTTGAGGGCGAGGTCCCCCTAGAGTTGGGAAATTTGTCAGCCTTACAGCATCTTGATCTGTCAGACTATTACTTGTACTTCTCAGAGGATTCTGATAACCCGAATTGGAGACTCAAGAGTTCAAGGTTTGACCAATGGATAAGAAGTTTGAGAAATTTGGAATACCTGGCGATGAAGAAAGTGAATCTTGAAAAGGAGTCTCACAATTGGGGCGCCTCTCTCTCTAGTCTCCCGAATCTTAACCAGATTTATCTGTCCCATTGTGGTCTTTCCGGAAATATTCCTTCACTTCTAAACCTCACCCATTTATCCCACCTCCATCTCAGAGGTAACTCATTCCCATTCCCTGTGCCAGCTTGGTTCCAGAATGTCTCGTCGTTTGTTTGTCTTGATCTCTGTGGCTGTGGTCTCAGTGGTTCTATCCCTTCAGAATTCCTACAGAACTCTCTAAGTCTGACCAATCTTCGCTTGGCTACAAACAGTCTAGGTGGAGTAACTCCTACTTCCATTGCAAACTTTTCAAAACTTAAGACACTAGTTGTTTTTGGCAATTATTTAGAAGGCGATATGCCTCCATTTGGCTCTCCACTTGGGCCGCCGTCTAGCTTTCTGAGGATTGATCTTTCAGGTAACAATTTGAAGGGCGGAATACCAGACTGTCTTGGTAGGCTTTCTTCTCTCCAATATTTGTTTCTGTATGACAACCAATTAAATGGGTATATTCCAGCCTCTTTGGGTCAGCTATCTGTATTAAGACAACTTGAATTAGATAATAATCAGTTGTCTGGGGGAATTCTAAACTCATTTGCAGAGCTTACTGCATTGGAAGTGTTGTCACTTtcttccaacaatttgacaggatGTATTTCAATTTCCATGTTCCAGAATTTGACTAAACTTCGCATACTCCTGTTATCTAGAAATCGGATGACCATTAACATTTCTTCAAGTCGGGTTCCACAGTTCTCTCATCTGCAGCACCTCGGATTGAGCTCTTGTAATATTGGAGAGAGTTTTCAAGCATTTCTATCTTCTCAATATTCACTTGAAACCCTGGACCTGTCAGATAACATAATTCGGGGAGATGTTCCCACTTGGCTGCGGGATCTTCCCAGTCTTTACATGCTTAATCTCTCAAATAACCAACTAGAAGGCCTTCTGCCCCCACTCAATTACAGTAATTTTAAAGTGGTGGACTTGCATAACAATAGCTTTCACGGACCTATTTCAGCTCTTTCATTTGATGGACTGCAATTGGATTTGTCACATAACAAGTTTAATGGCTCTATTCCTGATAAAATTATTGCATTATTATATTTGTCCCTTTCGGCAAATAATCTGAGTGGAGGTGTTCCGCATTCAATGTGTAGGGTTGAAAATGATTTGAAGATTTTGGATTTGTCAGACAACAGATTAAAGGATGTGATTCCAGCGGATCTGGGGAGATGTTCATCTCTTAAAATTTTTAATTTGGCTCAAAATGATTTGTACGGTGAGATGCCAGAGCAAATGGGAAATCTGAATCAACTTGAGACACTGAACCTCAACGGAAACAATTTGCATGGTATTATTCCTTCATCGATTGCAAATTGTACGAATATTCAAGTATTTGACATAGGAAATAACAGGTTTAAAGGTACCATCCCATTTtggattggaaaaatgagagatTTACAAATTCTCAGCTTGACAAATAATAAGCTTGAAGGTAGTATTCCGGCCCAGTTGTTTGAGCTACAGAATCTTCAAATTTTAGATTTATCTCATAACAATATATCAGGAGCTATCCCCAAAAGTTTAGAAATgctacatgctatgattaatcagTCACAGAGTTTTGAAACCCGAAGTTTGAAGGGATCACTTGGTTTATGGACTGGAGCCGATACATACATCTATGATGGAGTATTATTTGTGGATCAGATAACGCTCTGGATTAAAGGAACGCCACGTCCATATCCAAAAATCTGGAGTTCATTCAAAGTCATGGACCTCTCACATAACAAGCTCTCGGGTAGCATTCCTCAGGCAATGGGACTTCTCCAGGGTCTAGTTGCTCTCAATATTTCAAACAATAATATCAGTGGCTCAATTCCAGAATCCATGGGTCAGATGGTTAATTTGCAGTCTCTGGATCTTTCAATAAACATGCTCTCAGGAAAGATTCCCCAGGAACTTGTGAGTCTCACCTTCCTTTCTGTCTTGAATCTTTCAGAGAACATGCTTTCTGGGCTAATACCGCAGGGAAATCAGTTTTCAACATTTGAAGCTTCTTCATTTCTAGGGAACCCTAAACTTAGGGGCCCTCCACTCGAAAATAGAAAACAGAGCTCTGGTTTTGGTGAAAGAGGCAGCCAGGTAAAACCGAACCGTACAGTAGTTGCAAATGCAGATAAAATGGACCGGTGGTGGGCAGTGTCAGTGGGGTTATGTTTCGGGGTGGGATTTGCTACTGTGATTGCAGTGTTGTGTTTTCACGTAGAATGGAGCTACATATGCTTTTCTTGGCTGGATGGTCTTGTCGTTTATCTTTGTGAACGCTAA